In the Vitis vinifera cultivar Pinot Noir 40024 chromosome 2, ASM3070453v1 genome, one interval contains:
- the LOC100251279 gene encoding probable lysophospholipase BODYGUARD 3 codes for MAVMGKTRSVLTLTGRVINEAVSFIIFSILDLLDFLLCFVYKVADFFIEAEWKPCYCSSAKEAITSSGKILVSEQGESKIVCLSSSKLQLEEISDTLYARPSLVSEVSKSTVKELKKLKMEGTMIQSCEKIKKGTVRSTFTVNSTIVEMLQGRIGGQQSHPIPRWSDCDCKTCTSWTSSTKETLFVRADGAKDKAREDVLFIHGFISSSAFWTETLFPNFSNSVKSTYRLFAVDLLGFGRSPKPTDSLYTLREHLDMIERSVLEPYKVKSFHIVAHSLGCILALALAVKHPGSVKSLTLLAPPYFPVPKGEQAAQHVLRMVAPRHVWPVISFGASLACWYEHISRTICLLICKNHRLWEFLAKLVTRNRIRTFLLEGFFCHTHNAAWHTLHNIICGAAGKIDGYMETVRDHLKCDVNVFHGRDDELIPVECSYNVQSMIPRARIKVIENKDHITIVVGRQKAFARDLEEIWRRSSG; via the exons ATGGCTGTGATGGGCAAGACCAGATCGGTTTTAACGTTAACCGGCAGAGTCATTAACGAAGCTGTGAGCTTCATTATCTTTTCTATTTTAGAccttcttgatttccttctttgttttgtttacaAAGTGGCTGATTTCTTCATTGAGGCTGAGTGGAAGCCTTGTTACTGCTCCTCAGCCAAAGAAGCCATCACCAGCAGTGGCAAGATCTTGGTCTCAGAACAAGGAGAATCTAAGATTGTTTGCCTCAGTTCTAGTAAGCTTCAGCTTGAGGAGATCTCCGACACCCTCTACGCCCGTCCTTCCCTCGTCTCTGAGGTCTCCAAATCCACTGTTAAAGAGCTTAAGAAGCTCAAGATGGAGGGTACCATGATACAATCTTGCGAGAAGATCAAGAAAGGAACTGTTCGATCCACATTTACCGTCAACTCCACCATTGTTGAAATGCTCCAAGGAAGGATTGGAGGGCAACAATCTCATCCCATCCCAAGATGGTCTGATTGTGACTGTAAAACTTGCACTTCTTGGACCTCTTCTACCAAAGAAACCCTCTTTGTTCGAGCTGACGGAGCCAAAG ATAAGGCACGAGAAGATGTGCTCTTCATTCATGGATTCATCTCCTCTTCCGCATTCTGGACCGAAACACTTTTCCCAAACTTCTCAAACTCTGTGAAATCAACCTACCGGTTATTTGCAGTGGATCTGCTAGGGTTTGGGAGGAGCCCCAAGCCAACTGACTCTCTCTACACTCTCAGAGAGCATCTGGACATGATTGAGCGGTCAGTACTAGAGCCATACAAAGTTAAGTCCTTCCACATAGTGGCTCACTCTTTAGGCTGCATATTGGCTCTAGCCCTAGCCGTAAAACATCCCGGGTCCGTGAAATCCCTAACCCTACTTGCACCA CCATATTTTCCAGTACCCAAGGGCGAACAAGCTGCACAACATGTGCTGAGAATGGTAGCTCCACGGCACGTGTGGCCGGTGATATCCTTTGGTGCGTCTCTAGCTTGCTGGTACGAGCACATCAGCCGGACAATTTGCCTTCTCATATGCAAGAACCACCGCTTGTGGGAATTTCTCGCCAAGCTGGTCACCAGAAACAG GATCAGGACATTCTTGCTTGAAGGATTTTTTTGCCATACTCATAACGCTGCATGGCATACCTTACACAATATTATTTGTGGGGCGGCTGGAAAGATTGATGGATACATGGAAACTGTCCGCGACCACCTAAAATGCGACGTCAATGTGTTCCATGGAAGGGACGATGAACTAATTCCAGTTGAATGCAGCTAC
- the LOC100247970 gene encoding GDSL esterase/lipase At5g41890 codes for MAMETFGMMLKSCLLIMFVLVLSLQVLPSLCYTSFVFGDSLVDAGNNDYLFSLSKADSPPYGIDFTPSGGQPTGRFTNGRTISDILDEALGAKSFPLPYLAPTTKPEAFLRGLNYASGASGILDKTGSLFIGRIPLREQVDSFEQSRSHMVNMIGEKATMELLKKAMFSITTGSNDMLNYIQPLIPFFGDDKISATMLQDFMVSNLTIQLKRLHKLGARKFIVVGVGPLGCIPFVRAINLLPSGECAVEVNEMVRGYNKKLNRVLDHLNQEMEPETIFVYANSYDIVMGIIQNHHEYGFVNAGDPCCGGYLPPFICFKGPNANTSSVLCDDRSKYVFWDAYHPTEAANRIMARKLLNGDESISYPINIGNLYNYKP; via the exons ATGGCAATGGAGACGTTTGGGATGATGCTTAAGTCTTGTCTGTTGATAATGTTTGTTCTCGTTCTTTCCTTGCAAGTATTGCCCTCTCTTTGTTACACTTCATTTGTGTTTGGAGACTCCTTGGTTGATGCGGGAAACAATGACTATCTCTTTAGCCTCTCAAAGGCTGATTCTCCTCCTTATGGCATCGACTTCACGCCTTCTGGTGGACAACCCACTGGCAGATTCACCAATGGAAGAACCATATCTGATATTCTAG ACGAGGCTCTTGGAGCCAAGTCATTTCCTCTGCCTTATCTCGCACCTACCACTAAACCTGAGGCATTTCTCCGAGGACTAAATTATGCGTCTGGGGCTTCAGGAATATTGGATAAAACAGGGAGCTTGTTT ATAGGGAGAATTCCACTAAGGGAGCAGGTAGACTCTTTTGAGCAAAGCAGGAGTCATATGGTGAATATGATAGGAGAGAAAGCTACAATGGAATTGTTAAAGAAGGCAATGTTCTCAATAACAACTGGATCAAATGATATGCTCAACTATATCCAACCTTTAATACCATTTTTCGGAGATGACAAGATTTCCGCTACAATGCTTCAAGATTTCATGGTGTCCAACTTGACTATACAGCTTAAG CGACTGCACAAGTTGGGGGCTAGAAAATTCATTGTAGTTGGGGTTGGACCACTTGGATGCATACCATTTGTACGCGCCATCAACTTGTTACCAAGTGGAGAATGTGCGGTCGAGGTGAATGAGATGGTCCGAGGCTACAATAAGAAACTGAACCGGGTGCTGGATCATTTGAACCAAGAGATGGAGCCAGAAACCATCTTTGTATATGCAAATTCCTATGACATAGTCATGGGGATTATACAAAATCATCATGAATATG GATTTGTCAATGCAGGGGATCCATGTTGTGGCGGATATTTGCCTCCATTTATTTGCTTCAAGGGGCCTAATGCAAACACAAGTTCGGTTTTGTGCGATGATCGATCCAAGTATGTGTTTTGGGATGCATACCACCCCACAGAAGCTGCAAATAGAATCATGGCGAGAAAATTACTCAATGGTGATGAAAGCATTAGCTACCCAATCAACATCGGCAACCTTTACAACTACAAACCCTAG
- the LOC100256431 gene encoding beta-carotene isomerase D27, chloroplastic: MSVLSFQAVQFPALDHRSLPRRRSSTGYINIVRCGIAEPSGEPAPFGQKTRYNDGFFEKVFMTLFARKMGRFAAPAKSGIEAEKKRSWWDCDYERFVDVSKRVMQGRSRMQQQEVVREVLLSMLPPGAPDQFRKLFPPTRWAAEFNAAFTVPFFAWLVGPSEVVEVEVNGVKQRSGVLIKKCRYLENSGCVGMCVNMCKIPTQDFFTNEFGLPLTMTPNFEDMSCEMVYGQVPPPFEEDPVSKQPCFSDICSMANPNSSICHKLQA; this comes from the exons ATGTCGGTTCTAAGCTTCCAAGCTGTCCAGTTCCCAGCTCTGGATCATCGTTCCTTGCCAAGAAGGCGTAGCAGTACTGGATATATTAATATAGTTCGCTGCGGAATCGCAGAGCCATCGGGAGAGCCAGCTCCTTTCGGACAGAAGACAAGGTACAATGATGGGTTCTTTGAGAAGGTCTTCATGACTCTCTTTGCTCGCAAGATGGGGAGGTTTGCGGCTCCTGCAAAATCTGGGATAGAAGCTGAGAAGAAGAGAAGTTGGTGGGATTGTGATTATGAGAGATTTGTGGATGTCTCGAAAAGGGTAATGCAAGGAAGGTCTCGGATGCAGCAGCAGGAAGTGGTTAGAGAGGTCCTCTTGTCCATGCTCCCTCCTGGCGCCCCTGATCAG TTCAGGAAACTCTTTCCACCGACGAGGTGGGCTGCAGAGTTCAATGCTGCGTTCACAGTGCCTTTCTTCGCCTGGTTGGTTGGGCCTTCTGAG GTTGTGGAAGTGGAGGTAAATGGAGTCAAGCAAAGAAGTGGAGTCCTTATAAAAAAGTGCAG GTACCTGGAGAACAGTGGGTGTGTGGGAATGTGCGTGAATATGTGCAAAATTCCTACTCAAGATTTCTTCACCAACGAATTCGGGCTTCCTTTAACTATGACCCCAA ATTTTGAAGATATGAGTTGTGAAATGGTCTATGGGCAAGTCCCACCTCCATTTGAAGAGGATCCAGTGTCCAAACAGCCATGTTTTTCGGATATCT GTTCCATGGCAAATCCCAACTCCAGCATCTGTCATAAACTACAAGCCTGA
- the LOC100232903 gene encoding endoglucanase 1, whose product MGLKMASATKYSMVMQILSLILCLLTLSCSAFTSKDYADALAKSILFYEGQRSGKLPSSQRLTWRGDSGLSDGSSYHVDLVGGYYDAGDNVKFGLPMAFTTTLLAWSVIEFGNSMPSQIGNARAAIRWSTDYLLKAATATPGTLYVQVGDPNMDHKCWERPEDMDTPRNVYKVSKQNPGSDVAAETAAALAAASIVFKDSDPSYSTKLLQTAMKVFDFADSYRGSYSDSLSSVVCPFYCSYSGYHDELLWGASWIHRASNNASYLAYIQSNGQTMGADDDDYSFSWDDKRAGTKVLLSKDFLEKNTEEFQLYKRHSDNYICSLIPGTSSFQAQYTPGGLFYKGSESNLQYVTSTAFLLLTYAKYLSSNGGSASCGTSTVTAERLISLAKKQVDYILGDNPAKMSYMVGFGDKYPQHVHHRGSSLPSVRTHPDHIACSNGFQYLYSASPNPNVLVGAILGGPNNRDSFADDRNNYQQSEPATYINAPFVGALAFFSAN is encoded by the exons ATGGGGTTGAAAATGGCTTCTGCTACTAAGTATTCTATGGTGATGCAGATTCTGAGCTTAATCCTTTGTTTACTTACCTTGTCTTGCTCAGCCTTCACTTCTAAAGACTATGCTGATGCCCTTGCAAAGTCCATTCTGTTTTATGAGGGACAGCGGTCGGGGAAGTTGCCATCGAGCCAGCGCCTCACATGGAGAGGCGATTCTGGGTTGTCGGATGGATCATCTTATCAT GTGGACCTGGTTGGAGGATACTATGATGCTGGAGATAATGTGAAGTTTGGCCTGCCGATGGCTTTCACCACTACACTGTTGGCATGGAGTGTTATTGAGTTTGGAAACTCAATGCCGAGCCAGATTGGGAATGCCAGAGCTGCCATTCGGTGGAGCACGGATTATCTTCTGAAAGCAGCCACCGCCACTCCTGGCACGTTATATGTCCAA GTGGGAGATCCAAACATGGACCATAAGTGCTGGGAGAGGCCTGAAGACATGGACACACCGCGCAATGTCTACAAGGTGTCTAAACAAAACCCAGGATCAGACGTAGCAGCTGAGACAGCAGCGGCATTGGCTGCAGCTTCAATTGTTTTTAAGGACTCTGACCCTTCTTACTCCACAAAGCTGCTGCAAACCGCCATGAAA GTGTTTGATTTCGCAGATAGCTACAGAGGGTCTTACAGCGACTCTCTCAGCTCGGTGGTCTGCCCATTCTACTGCTCCTACTCTGGATATCAT GATGAGCTTCTCTGGGGGGCATCATGGATTCACAGGGCGTCAAATAACGCCTCATATCTGGCTTACATCCAGTCAAATGGCCAAACAATGGGCGCGGACGATGATGACTACTCCTTCAGTTGGGACGACAAGCGAGCTGGAACAAAGGTCCTTCTTTCCAAG GACTTCTTGGAGAAAAACACCGAGGAATTTCAGCTGTATAAACGACATTCAGACAACTATATATGCTCTCTGATTCCAGGAACATCCAGCTTTCAGGCCCAATACACTCCAG gTGGGCTTTTCTACAAAGGGAGCGAGAGCAATCTGCAATATGTGACTTCCACAGCATTCCTCCTCTTAACATACGCCAAGTATCTAAGCTCAAATGGAGGATCCGCCTCATGTGGGACTTCAACTGTCACAGCAGAACGGCTCATCTCACTGGCTAAGAAGCAGGTTGACTACATTTTAGGTGATAATCCAGCAAAGATGTCCTACATGGTGGGGTTCGGGGACAAGTACCCACAGCATGTCCACCACAGGGGTTCATCTCTACCGTCCGTGCGTACACACCCAGATCACATCGCCTGCAGCAATGGCTTCCAATACCTCTACTCTGCATCACCTAATCCAAACGTCCTTGTTGGAGCCATACTGGGTGGTCCCAATAACAGAGACAGCTTCGCTGACGATCGGAATAACTACCAGCAATCTGAGCCAGCAACATATATCAATGCACCATTTGTTGGTGCCCTTGCATTCTTCTCAGCAAATTAa